The Brevibacillus humidisoli DNA segment CGGCGAGCACAGCTAGAATCAAAAGCGGCACCGTCATCACCGCCGGGGATTCATGAGCTCCGTCAGCTCCACCGCGTCGCTCGCCGGTAAAGGTCAGGAAGTAAAGCCGGAACATGTAAAAAGCGGTGAAAAAGGCAGCAATCAGTCCCAGCCATAATAGATCGAAGCGGTGTGCACTGTAGGCAGCGCCCAGGATGGCTTCCTTGGAGAAAAATCCGGAAAGCGGCGGGATTCCCGCAATCGCCAGGCAGCCGATCAGGAACACACCTGCGGTGATCGGCATTTTTTTGCGCAGACCACCCATTTCAAACACGTCCTGGGTATGTACGGCATGAATCACACTGCCTGCCGCTAAAAACAACAGCGCCTTAAAAAAGGCGTGGGTCATTAAATGGAACGTACCGGCGACATAACCAACCGCCCCAGCAACTCCCAAAGCCATCATCATATAACCCAGCTGACTGACCGTTGAGTAGGCCAGAACACGCTTGATGTCACGTTGTGTCAAGCCAATCGAAGCAGCGAAGATGGCGGTGAATCCACCTACATAGGCAACCACGTTCAGTGCGGTCGGCGAAGCGATAAACAGCGGATACGTGGCCGCAACCAGATACACCCCGGCCGCTACCATCGTCGCGGCGTGGATCAACGCGGATACCGGTGTGGGACCTTCCATCGCGTCGGGCAGCCAGGTATGCAGCGGAAACTGACCTGACTTACCTATCGCTCCGATAAAGATCAGAATCGCAGCCAAGGTAATCATCCACGGCTCCAGTCTGCCGGCTGATACCGCATTGAAGATTTCGGAGTAGTCAAAGCTTCCGGTCCACCAGAACAGCAAGATGATTCCGATAAACAGGCCTACATCGCCAATCCGTGTGACGATAAATGCCTTTTTGGCAGCCGCTTTTGCTTCTGGTTTGAAGTAGTAGTAGCCTACCAGTAAAAATGAACAGACCCCGACCAACTCCCAGAAAATGTACACCTGCAGCAGATTGGGAGAAATCACAAGGCCGAGCATTGAAAAAGTAAACAATGACAGATACTGATAAAAGACCGGATAGCGCTCGTCTCCGTGCATATAGCCGCGGGAGTAGATTTGGACGAGCAGGCTGACCAGCGTTACAATCACCAGCATCATCGCGTTCAACTGGTTTACCTCAAAACCCATCTCGACGACAGACTGGCCGATCTGCAGCCATTCCACCGGTAGTTTGTAGTCGATCGCCCCTTCTTGAAAACGTGCCCACAAGGTCATGACGGATAGCACGAACGAAATCGCTACCGCAACGATCCCCAGATAAGCCGCAGCTTCTTTCAACTGTCGGCCGAACGAGACGATCAGCGTGAAAGCAAATAGCGGAAAAAGAGGAATCAGCCAGGCGTATTGCATGATCGTATCCATAATTCACCTATCCTTTTCCCTGTTTTGGAGGCTGGATAAAGAAGCAAGCATCTTTCCCATCCTCTTTAGCGCTTCATCGTGTCCATCTCGTCCACGTTCACCGTGTCACGGTTGCGGTACAGCGAGATCAAAATGGCGATGCCCACTGCTACTTCAGCGGCCGCTACAGTCATCGTAAACAGGGTAAAGATCTGCCCTGTAATCGACGCGTACAGTCCGTACTTGGCAAAAGCGACCAGATTAATGTTCACAGCATTTAGCATCAATTCTATGGACAGCAGCACGACAATCGCATTTCGTTTCGTCAGTGCCCCGTACAGCCCAATACTGAAGAGGATGAGAGCAATCAGCAGGTAGAGCGGAAGGGATACTTCAAAGATCATTCGTTCTCACCCTCCTTTTTGGCCAGGATAATCGCACCGACTAATGCGACCAGCAGCAAGACCGAGGTCAACTCAAACGGGATGACAAACTTGGTGAAGATCTCCGTACCCAGCTGCGTAGCGTTGTCGACCTGTGCAGCGGTCGAACGGTCCGGCGCCGGAACCCACGGCGTATTCTGAATGCCCCAAAAGATGATGACGAAGAAAACAGCCACGATGAGAAAGCTAAGCCAGCCTTTGTTTGCTTTGGATACCCCTTCATCCATCGCATCGTGTCTAGTCAGCATGATCCCGAACAGCATGAGAATCGAGATCGCACCGGAGTATACGAGCACCTGCGAGATAGCCACAAACTCCGCTTCCAGCAGGACAAACAGACCGGCGATGCTTAAAAAGGTAACACCGAGCGAGATGACCATATGTACCACACGGGTGAAGCTGATCATAAAGACAGCTCCCCCGATCGTCAGCAAGGAAAGGACGGCAAATGCGAGAAACGTTCCGCTCACCTGCATCGCTAGTTTTCCTCCCTGACGTTGGTATTGTTATCGTCTAGCCACTTCAGATTTTTGTACAGCTCATCCCGACTGTAGGAGGCCAGTTCGAAGTTGTTGGTCATCACAATCGCTTCTGTCGGACAAACCTCCGTACAGAGGTCGCAAAGAATGCAAATTTCAAAGTTAATATCGTAGGTGTCGATGATCTTACCCTTCTTTTCCGGATCGGGGTGCGGTTTGCCCGTCAGCTGAATGCATTGGGTCGGACAAATACGCGCACATTGATTACAGACAATACATTTTTCCGGAGAAAAGTGTTGGATACCACGAAACCTGGGTGGCATCGGATAAGGAACGTCGGGATAGGAGTGTGTCACCTTTTTTTCCGACAGTTTCTTTAGCGTATATCCCAGTCCTTTGGCAAATCCTAACATGATTGTTCACCCCTTATCGTTTACTGGGACAAGCAGCTTTTCCGAGTTCTGTTTACATCATACCAGACTGGTAGGAGACAAACAGCGCGGTCAGCATGATGTTAATTAACGCAAGCGGGAGCAATCCTTTCCAGGCGAAGCTCATCAACTGGTCGGCCCGCAGGCGCGGCATGGTCGCGCGCAGCCAGAACTGGAAAAATACATAGAGCGAAAACTTCAAGATAAACCAGATAACTGGCGGTATGAAGTCAAGTGCCGGATGGATCGGAAGCCATCCACCGAGGAACAGGATCGTAACCAACGTCCCCATCCCAAACATGTAGACGTATTCCGCCAGCATGAACATCGCGAAGCGGAAACCGGAGTACTCGACGTGATAACCGGCGACCAACTCCGACTCTGCTTCCGGCAGGTCAAACGGGGTCCGGTTCAGCTCGGCTTGGGCTGCGATGATAAACACGACAAACCCGAGAAATTGCGGCACAATGTTCCACACATCCTGCTGAGCCAGCACGATCTCTTTCAGATTGAGACTTCCCGTCATCAGGACAATGCCAACTACCGACATAACCAGCGGCACTTCGTAACTGATCATCTGCGCCGCCGAACGCAGTCCCCCGATCAAAGAGTACTTGTTGTTGGAGGCCCAGCCGGCCGTTATCACACCAAGTACAGTAATCCCGGAGAGCGCGATGTAGTACAGGATACCAATCCCGAGATCAGCAAAATGCAATGTATCCGTAAATGGCATCACTGCCAGCACGGCAAAAGCAGGGGCGTAAGCAAGCACTGGCGCCAGCGCAAACAATGCCTTGTCGGCGTGTTTGGGACGAGTGTCTTCCTTGAGCAGCAGCTTGGCTACGTCTGCCACGGTCTGCAAAAGCCCTAGCGGTCCAACCCGGTTAGGCCCAATCCGCAGCTGCATCCAGCCGATCACCTTGCGCTCAAAATAGATCGCGTAAGTGACGAAACCAAGTACGACGAGCAGCAAAGCCACTGCCGCAACGGCAAACAGCAATATGTTCTGCAATCCAGGTGTTTGTTGCAGCAACTGTTCCATCACGCGTCCACCTCCCCAAGTACAATATCAATACTGCCGAGAATCGCTACCATGTTCGCGATGTTTTCTCCTTTCAGCAGTGTCGGGAGGATTTGCAGGTTGTTAAAAGACGGACGACGGAACTTGAGCCGCCATGGTTTGTCTTTTCCCTGGCTGGCAATGTAGACACCGATCTCTCCGCGCGGCGATTCAATTCGCACAAATGTCTCCCCTGCAGGCGGACGAATCACGCGCGGTACTTTCCCCATAACCTCGCCTTCTGACGGGAACTGTTCCACCGCCTGCTCCAAAATACGCAGGGACTGTTCGATTTCCGCCATGCGCAGGTGGTAGCGGGAGAGACAGTCACCCTCCGTCGCCACCGGCACGTCAAAGTCAAACCGGTCGTAAATGCAGTAGGGTTCATCTTTGCGAAGGTCCCACTTGATGCCGGTACTGCGCAGCATCACACCGGATAGGGAGTAGTCAAGTGCCATCTTGGCATCAAAAGTCCCGATGCCCCGCAAACGACTGATAAAAATTTCGTTGCCGGTGACCAGATTGTGATAACTGGGCAATTGCTTTTTCATATACTGAATGAACTCTTTTACCTTGTCGATCCAGCCAGGCGGAGCATCCCATTTGACACCTCCTACGCGCATGTAATTAAACGTCATCCGTGCGCCGCACAGTTCGTTAAACAAGTCTAGAATCATCTCGCGGTCGCGGAAGGCATAAAGAAACGGACTCATCGCTCCGATGTCCAAGAGGTAAGTCCCCCACCAGACGAGGTGGCTTGCCACACGGTTCAACTCCATCGCAATCAGCCGCAGGTACTGGGCTCGCTCCGGTATTTCCAATCCCATCATCGTCTCTACCGCATGACACAACACATAATTGTTGGTCATGGCCGACACGTAATCGAGGCGATCGGTATACGGAATGATTTGCGTGTAGTTGAGATCCTCAGCCAGTTTTTCCGTTCCGCGATGCAGGTAGCCGATCACTGGGATTGCTTCGGTAATCGTCTCCCCATCTATTTTTACGACTAAACGAAACACGCCATGCGTACTCGGATGCTGCGGCCCTACATTTAGCAGCATCTCTTCGGTACGAATGCCGGTGTCGGGCGAAATCGCAGTGGAAAGCGTCGTCGGTTCGGTTCGCATATTCACCCGTCACACCTCCTCGTCATACTGCTCGTAATCCTTACGCAGGGGGTGACCGACCCAATCATCAGGAAGCAGAATTCGACGCAAATCGTTATGACCCGGGAAATAAATGCCGAGTAAGTCGAATGTCTCCCGTTCGTTCCAGTTGGCCCCCGACCAAACATCTGATACAGAAGGGATTGTCGGATTCTCTCGGTCCGTAGTTACTTTGACTGCCAAACTCTGTCGGTTGTTGTAGGAGTAAAAGTGATAGTATACTTCCATCCGATCCTCATAATCGACACCGTGCAGATTGGACAGATAGTCAAATGCCAACTGTTCATCTTCTTTCAAAAAGCGGGCCACATCCTGCCACTGATCATTTTTTACAACAATCGTCGGCACTTCCTTGGCCAATTCATTGATGTAAGCGTCCTCTATCGCATCTGAACCAAACTGTTCCGTAATCCGTTTGATATATTTGTCGAGGAAGGGTTGATTCTTAGATGGAGGTTTAGGCGCTTCTTCTTCCGCAGACGCTCCCTGCACGGCTTTCGCTTTTGCCGCAGCTGCAGCTGCCGCTTTTGCCTTGGCCGCGGCGGCTGCCTTTGCTTTCGCGTCTGCATCGCCTTCGGCTCCGCCGCTCTCGCCTGCTTCCCGGGCTTGCTTCGCTTTCGCTGCTGCCGCTTTTGCCTTGGCCGCGGCGGCTGCCTTTGCTTTCGCGTCTGCATCGCCTTCGGCTCCGCCGCTCTCGCCTGCTTCCCGGACTTGCTTCGCTTTCGCTGCTGCCGCCGCGGCGGCTGCTGCTTTTGCCTTAGCCGCGGCGGCTGCCTTTGCTTTCGCGTCTGCATCGCCTTCGGCTCCGCTGCTCTCGCCTGCTTCCCGGGCTTGCTTCGCTTTCGCTGCTGCCGCCGCGGCGGCTGCTGCTTTTGCCTTAGCCGCGGCGGCTGCCTTTGCTTTCGCGTCTGCATCGCCTTCGGCTCCGCCGCTCTCGCCTGCTTCCCGGGCTTGCTTCGCTTTCGCTGCTGCCGCTGCTGCGGCTGCTGCTTTTGCCTTGGCCGCGGCGGCTGCCTTTGCTTTCGCGTCTGCATCGCCTTCGGCTCCGCCGCTCTCGCCTGCTTCCCGGGCTTGCTTCGCTTTCGCTGCTGCCGCTGCTGCGGCTGCTGCTTTTGCCTTGGCCGCGGCGGCTGCCTTTGCTTTCGCGTCTGCATCGCCTTCGGCTCCGCCGCTCTCGCCTGCTTCCCGGGCTTGCTTCGCTTTCGCTGCTGCCGCTGCTGCGGCTGCTGCTTTTGCCTTGGCCGCGGCGGCTGCCTTTGCTTTCGCGTCTGCGTCACTAGTAACTCCGCTGCCTTCGCCCGCTTCATTCTGGGCTTGCTTCGTTTCCG contains these protein-coding regions:
- a CDS encoding NADH-quinone oxidoreductase subunit C, producing the protein MSEDKRKPTPEEKAKAAAEAKAKAEALRKQREQEQLAEAGSTANQSVSSESEQSTETKQAQNEAGEGSGVTSDADAKAKAAAAAKAKAAAAAAAAAKAKQAREAGESGGAEGDADAKAKAAAAAKAKAAAAAAAAAKAKQAREAGESGGAEGDADAKAKAAAAAKAKAAAAAAAAAKAKQAREAGESGGAEGDADAKAKAAAAAKAKAAAAAAAAAKAKQAREAGESSGAEGDADAKAKAAAAAKAKAAAAAAAAAKAKQVREAGESGGAEGDADAKAKAAAAAKAKAAAAKAKQAREAGESGGAEGDADAKAKAAAAAKAKAAAAAAAKAKAVQGASAEEEAPKPPSKNQPFLDKYIKRITEQFGSDAIEDAYINELAKEVPTIVVKNDQWQDVARFLKEDEQLAFDYLSNLHGVDYEDRMEVYYHFYSYNNRQSLAVKVTTDRENPTIPSVSDVWSGANWNERETFDLLGIYFPGHNDLRRILLPDDWVGHPLRKDYEQYDEEV
- the nuoH gene encoding NADH-quinone oxidoreductase subunit NuoH, translated to MMEQLLQQTPGLQNILLFAVAAVALLLVVLGFVTYAIYFERKVIGWMQLRIGPNRVGPLGLLQTVADVAKLLLKEDTRPKHADKALFALAPVLAYAPAFAVLAVMPFTDTLHFADLGIGILYYIALSGITVLGVITAGWASNNKYSLIGGLRSAAQMISYEVPLVMSVVGIVLMTGSLNLKEIVLAQQDVWNIVPQFLGFVVFIIAAQAELNRTPFDLPEAESELVAGYHVEYSGFRFAMFMLAEYVYMFGMGTLVTILFLGGWLPIHPALDFIPPVIWFILKFSLYVFFQFWLRATMPRLRADQLMSFAWKGLLPLALINIMLTALFVSYQSGMM
- the nuoI gene encoding NADH-quinone oxidoreductase subunit NuoI, whose amino-acid sequence is MLGFAKGLGYTLKKLSEKKVTHSYPDVPYPMPPRFRGIQHFSPEKCIVCNQCARICPTQCIQLTGKPHPDPEKKGKIIDTYDINFEICILCDLCTEVCPTEAIVMTNNFELASYSRDELYKNLKWLDDNNTNVREEN
- a CDS encoding NADH-quinone oxidoreductase subunit D; translation: MRTEPTTLSTAISPDTGIRTEEMLLNVGPQHPSTHGVFRLVVKIDGETITEAIPVIGYLHRGTEKLAEDLNYTQIIPYTDRLDYVSAMTNNYVLCHAVETMMGLEIPERAQYLRLIAMELNRVASHLVWWGTYLLDIGAMSPFLYAFRDREMILDLFNELCGARMTFNYMRVGGVKWDAPPGWIDKVKEFIQYMKKQLPSYHNLVTGNEIFISRLRGIGTFDAKMALDYSLSGVMLRSTGIKWDLRKDEPYCIYDRFDFDVPVATEGDCLSRYHLRMAEIEQSLRILEQAVEQFPSEGEVMGKVPRVIRPPAGETFVRIESPRGEIGVYIASQGKDKPWRLKFRRPSFNNLQILPTLLKGENIANMVAILGSIDIVLGEVDA
- a CDS encoding NADH-quinone oxidoreductase subunit J; translation: MSGTFLAFAVLSLLTIGGAVFMISFTRVVHMVISLGVTFLSIAGLFVLLEAEFVAISQVLVYSGAISILMLFGIMLTRHDAMDEGVSKANKGWLSFLIVAVFFVIIFWGIQNTPWVPAPDRSTAAQVDNATQLGTEIFTKFVIPFELTSVLLLVALVGAIILAKKEGENE
- the nuoK gene encoding NADH-quinone oxidoreductase subunit NuoK produces the protein MIFEVSLPLYLLIALILFSIGLYGALTKRNAIVVLLSIELMLNAVNINLVAFAKYGLYASITGQIFTLFTMTVAAAEVAVGIAILISLYRNRDTVNVDEMDTMKR
- the nuoL gene encoding NADH-quinone oxidoreductase subunit L produces the protein MDTIMQYAWLIPLFPLFAFTLIVSFGRQLKEAAAYLGIVAVAISFVLSVMTLWARFQEGAIDYKLPVEWLQIGQSVVEMGFEVNQLNAMMLVIVTLVSLLVQIYSRGYMHGDERYPVFYQYLSLFTFSMLGLVISPNLLQVYIFWELVGVCSFLLVGYYYFKPEAKAAAKKAFIVTRIGDVGLFIGIILLFWWTGSFDYSEIFNAVSAGRLEPWMITLAAILIFIGAIGKSGQFPLHTWLPDAMEGPTPVSALIHAATMVAAGVYLVAATYPLFIASPTALNVVAYVGGFTAIFAASIGLTQRDIKRVLAYSTVSQLGYMMMALGVAGAVGYVAGTFHLMTHAFFKALLFLAAGSVIHAVHTQDVFEMGGLRKKMPITAGVFLIGCLAIAGIPPLSGFFSKEAILGAAYSAHRFDLLWLGLIAAFFTAFYMFRLYFLTFTGERRGGADGAHESPAVMTVPLLILAVLAVVAGFVNTPFAPILQDWLVSGSIGEYLSKSFGTEEGHAAIWVQVVAILVSVLGILLAYLMYVKRTVSSDIISRPLPWLYQLSYRKYYIDEIYHAVFVRPLKWLGILLNLIDRYIVDGLVALVANITNGIGILHARIQNGQVQTYGFVVLLGLVLLVAGFTVLGGIPNGQ